TGGGCACGGTGAGAATGGGACTGGATCCCAAAACCTCCGTACTGAACAAATGGAACCAGGTACACGAAGTGCCTAACCTGTTCATTACAGACGGTAGCTGTATGACCTCTTCCGCTACGCAGAATCCTTCGCTCACTTATATGGCACTCACCGCCAGGGCCTGTGATCATGCGGCAGAAGAAATGAAGAAGCAGAACCTGTAAAACATCTAAACAAATACCTTAAAATAAAAAGGGCGCTGATCATTAAGAACAGCGCCCTTTTTTAAGATTCGTTTATTAAAGACCGAAGGCCTGTTTCACTTTCTCTACATAGTCCAGTTTCTCCCATGTGAACAGTTCCACTTCTACTTTCTTTTCTGATTTTTTGCCAGCGTTGAAAGTTTTGGTGATCACCTTGCTTTCACGGCCCATGTGACCATAAGCAGCAGTTTCTGCATAGATCGGGTTACGCAGTTTCAGGCGTTGCTCGATAGCGTAAGGACGCAGGTCAAACACCTGTTCTACCTGGCGGGCAATCTCACCATCGTTCAGCTTTACTTTGGCTGTACCATAAGTATCTACAAATACGCCGCATGGTTTAGCTACACCGATAGCATAAGAAACCTGTACCAGTACTTCATCGCAAACGCCGGCAGCTACCAGGTTCTTTGCAATGTGACGGGTAGCGTATGCTGCAGAGCGGTCTACCTTGGAAGGATCTTTACCGGAGAATGCACCACCACCGTGCGCACCTTTACCACCATAGGTATCTACGATGATCTTACGGCCTGTTAAACCGGTATCACCGTGTGGTCCACCGATTACGAACTTACCGGTTGGGTTGATGTGATAAGTGATCTTATCCGTGAACAGTCCTTGCAGTTCTGGTTTCAGTTGTGCTTTAACACGTGGGATCAGGATGTTGATCATATCCTGTTTGATCTTGTCCAGCATTTGCTGGTCCTTGTCAAAATCATCGTGTTGGGTAGAAATAACGATCGTATCGATACGAACGGGTTTATTATCGTCAGAGTACTCGATCGTTACCTGGGATTTAGCATCAGGGCGGAGGTACTTGATATCTTTATTTTCGCGGCGGAGTGCAGCAAGTTCGATCAGCAGTTTGTGAGCGAGGTCCAATGCCAGGGGCATGTAGTTCTCAGTTTCACGGGTTGCATAACCAAACATCATACCCTGGTCGCCTGCACCTTGTTCTTCCGGGCTTTGACGAACCACACCCTGGTTGATATCAGGAGATTGTTCGTGAATAGCGGAAAGGATACCGCAGGAATTTGCTTCGAACATGTATTCGCTCTTGGTATAACCAATCTTGCGGATCACTTCACGTGCAATGTCCTGAACGTCCAGATAAGCTTCAGATTTAACCTCACCCGCCAATACAACCTGACCAGTTGTTACAAGCGTTTCGCAAGCTACTTTGGAAGTAGTGTCATACGCGAGGAAATTATCGATCAGTGCATCTGATATTTGGTCGGCAACTTTATCCGGATGCCCTTCTGAAACGGATTCTGAGGTAAATAAGTACGGCATAAAATTAAAAATTCTGAAGATTATAGTTGAGTATAAATTATTCTTAGTTTGGCATTGATAGGCGGAGTACCTGTACCACCTCCCAGTTTCACACTCCTCATGTCTATCTGGTGCCTGTTGGAGATGGCTTCCAGTTTGAACACCGAATTATCTAATTTCTTGTCCAGCATGAACTGCAAATGCCGCGCAATATTAAACTTATATTGCACAACTTCAATGCCTCCTATATTAGAAATGACGGTTCTATTACCACCGAAATAAGCGAGATCAGGATTGGAAGGGTTACCGTAGTCTACGATATAACCAAGACTGTCGTGTGTGATGTATCTCCAAAGGAATAACTGGTCCGGATCCGTAAAGATCTTTTCCTTACCGGCCAGGTTGCTGTTGATCTTTGTGAACACCAGTTCAGCCTTGTTGATAATGGCCTTGGGGAAGTTTTCTATACCAGGGATCTGGAATTTGGTGTAGATACCCGGAGCTTCCTGCAAATAGATGGCCGTATCCCCTGTTGGTTTGTTGGTATTGAGGAAAGGCGCTACCTGTGAGTTCGTGTAATTACGGGTAAAGTAATTAGCATGCGGGCTGTAGTATTGCTGGAAAGGGAAGTTCGCAATCAGCGAGTCTTCCGTAGAGTTCTTATAATAAACGGAAATACGGGTATCGCCCTTGTTCAGGTTTACGAAGAGCATGGTTTTGCTCACGTTGGTATCCGGAACAATCGCCAATCCCTTCAGGAAGTCTCTGAAAGTAGTATCGTCTTTAAAGGCACCATCCGCACGTTGCTGCAATAACAGGTTACCGAAGGCTGCACTCAGCGGGATCCGCAGCGCAGGCGCCTGTTTTACCCCGTAAATAGAGAGGGAATCCTTAGGGTACACCGGGAAAGCCGTCACATTTGCCAGCAATTCACCCTGGTCGTAACTCAAAGGCCTTGTGTAACTGTAATTAGAGTCTGCTTTGAAACCCGGCTCATTCATCCGGTACACTCTCAGGTTCATGCCCTGGTTCTCACCATACCAAAGGGTATCACATCCTATATATAATACAACGGAATCCAGCGTTTGGCCGGTTCCTGCAAAGGAGAATTCTAATTTGGGAAGACCTACGCCGGTATAAAGGAAACCACTTGATTTACCGAAAACAGGATTGTCTGTAATGCTTCCAAGCGCTGCGCCATAGTTGGCCTGACCGGTACGAATACTGGAATCCGCTTCCTGTATGTTCATGGTGATCAGGTTATTGATCGTTGTATCTTTTACGGTTACTTTGTCTGAACCTGGGATAAGGTCCTTACCCAGGATGGTGGATTCATTACAACCGGTAAATGCATATAACGCTGTTAAGAAAGCAGCACTATAGCCAAGGTTCCTGAAATTGATCTTCACGTAGTTTGGTTTGAAGAAAAGAAAAACTAAAAATAAAAAGTAAAACGCAGGAACGGTAAAAACCGTCAAGTTTTAACTTTTCGTTTTAATGGCTGACTTATTTTAAGCCCAATAATTGATGATAAAGCTGCAGATAGTCTGCCAGATCTTCATTGTCCTTTTTATAAGGAACGATGATCTTACCTTTTTCTGCTTTCATTTCGTCCACCAACTTTTTGTCCGACTTGTCGCTGGCCACTACCACCGCATCGGCATATTTGCATGCTCCTTTATTCAGCGCAGCATTGGTTCCTTCTTTATATAATTCCAGGTCTTTTTCTTTGATCTGGTTACTGATGATCGCTTTTTTCAGGAAAGTAGCGCCTAATTTCTCTTTAAATGAATTAGGCTCTAAAGAAAATACCGTTTTTGAATGGGCAAAAACGGGTTCTTTTTTATACGCCGTTTTTAAGTAAACGGGGATGAGGGAGGTCATCCAGCCACTGCAATGGATAATGTCCGGAGGCCAGCCAAATTTCTTTACGGTTTCCAGCGCGCCTTTGCAAAAGAAGATCTCACGGGCTGCATTGTCATCGTAAAATTTTCCGTCATCATCGTTAAATACCGCTTTGCGTTTGAAATAATCTTCATTGTCCAGGAAGTAAACCTGCAACCTAGCATTAGGTAAGGAAGCAACCTTGATGATCAGCGGATAATCATCCCCGTCAATCACAATGTTGATCCCCGAAAGGCGCACCACTTCATGCAATCTATGCCTGCGTTCATTAATACTTCCAAACCTCGGCATGATAACCCTCACCTCCAGACCGGCCTCATTTGATTTAATCGCCATCTTATTGACCATCGCCGCATAATCACTCAATTCAAGATAAGGCGACATCTCCTGGGCAATAAAAAGAATTCGTTTCTTTGTGGACATTTAATGCTGATTATTAATGCAGTTATTTTTAATTTGGCTTGCAAAACTACTAAATTTTTAGGTAAAATTGGCCAAATTGTCACTTTTAACATCCTTTTAAGCAAAGGTTTATGTATCTATTCAAACAGGTAGCGGATCTGAGAGAGGCGCTGGAACACGAAAAAAAGGCAGGAAAACGGATCGGATTCGTTCCCACCATGGGAGCACTGCACCAGGGCCACATTTCCCTCATTAGGGAAGCTAAAGCATTGACGGACATAGTAGTATGCAGCATTTTTGTAAATCCTACACAATTTAATGATCCCAAAGATTTTGAGAAATATCCCATCACCATCAAAGAAGATATTCTTAAATTAAATTATGCGGAAACAGATCTATTATTTATACCATCCGTGGCAGAGATGTACCCCGAAGGTGTGAACGGGCTTCACCTGCATTACGACTTCGGCTACGTAGAAACCGTGCTGGAAGGCGCTTTTCGCAAAAACCATTTCCAGGGTGTGGGAATTGTGGTGCATAAACTACTGGAGATTGTTCAACCCGATGATCTTTTTATGGGACAAAAGGATTTTCAGCAATGCATGATTATCAAGCGTTTACTGGAAATAACGGAAATTCCGTCCAAATTACACATATGCCCTACCCTGCGGGAAAATGATGGTTTGGCCATGAGCAGCCGGAATATGCGCCTCAGCCAGACAGAAAGGCAAACCGCCACGCAGATCAGCCGTACTTTAACCTATATGAAGGAACATATCCGGCAGCTGCCCTTTGATATTTTAAAGCAGAATGCGCACCAGCAGTTACAAGATGCTGGTTTTCAGCCTGATTATGTTGAAATTGCAGATGCAGACAACCTGCAGTTACTGGATAAACCCATTAACAAAGAGATGGTGATGCTCATTGCTGCCAAATTGGGTGAGATCCGGCTGATCGATAATATGATCATCCCTCCGGTGGCATAAATCCTCCTGTCATAACAAAATCATAAAAGCAGCCGCACTGTCTTCCTATTATATAAAATTCCTCTACCTTTGCGGACTACACAAGAAATATGTTGATCGAAATTCTGAAATCTAAGATTCACAGGGCGGTAATTACGGAAGCCAATCTGAACTACGTGGGCAGTATCACTATAGATGAAGATCTGATGGATGCCGCCAACCTGATCACTAATGAGAAAGTGCAGGTAGTGAACGTAAACAATGGCGAACGCCTGGAAACGTATGTCATTAAAGGCAAACGCGGCTCCGGCGTAATATGCATGAACGGCCCCGCAGCGCGTCTCGTGCAGGTAGGTGATGTAGTGATCATTATATCCTATGCCACCATAGATTTCGAAGAAGCAAAAAAATTCACTCCTGTAGCCGTTTTCCCAAAAGAAGGCAATAAACTCTAGAGAGGTTCTATATGGCCATGCCCAAAGCGCTTAAAAATGTACTGAAATTCCTTGTTTTTTTAAGCATTGGACTGCTCATGATCTGGCTTGCCCTGAAGGACATGACACCTAAGGATTACCAGGACGTGAAGACCGCTTTCCTGAGCGGCAATTACTGGCTCATCATCCCCGCTTTCATCATCGGCATAGGCAGCCACCTCTCCCGTGCACTCCGCTGGCGGATCCTCATAGAAACACAGGGTTTTAAACCCGGCGTGCTCAATACCTTTTTTGCCGTGATGGTAGGTTACCTCGTGAATATGGGCGTACCCCGCCTCGGCGAGATTGCCCGTTGCGGTGTGCTGGCCAATTACGAAAAGATCCCGGCGGACAAGCTGATAGGTACCATGATCGCTGAAAGAGCACTGGACCTTTGCTGCCTCATGCTCGTTTTCCTCATTTGCTTTCTCCTGCAGATAGATATCGTAGTGGCCTTCCTGAATGCAGAAGTATGGCCCAACATGGCTAAAACAGACGGCTCCAAACTCCTTCTTATAGGAGTGATCGCACTGGCAGTAATAGGCATCCTTATTTTCCTTTTCAAACGTTTTGCGGCTTCCAAAGCTGCCATCAAATTACGCGCTTTAATGAAGGGTGTACTGGCCGGCATACTTTCCATTGGTAAAATGGATAAAAAGAAGCTCTTCTGGTTCATTATACATACACTCTGCATCTGGGCGCAGTACCTGGCCATGTTGTATGTAGGTTTCCTTTGCCTCCCCGCTACCCGGGAACTGGGCTTCACCGCAGCACTTACCGTACTGGCATTAGGCAGTATAGCCATGATCGTTAGTCCGGGTGGCATAGGTGTATATCCTTACCTTGTTCAGAAAACACTCCTCTTATATAATATCGCACTTCCCATCGGCTGGGCTTTCGGCTGGATCATCTGGGGTGCGCAAACCCTGCTTATCTGCCTGCTGGGGCTTATGTCATTTATCTGGCTGCCCATTCACAACAAAAAAGCGTAACTTAATAATAAGTTAACACCGGCTATACAGTCTGGCGATCAGTTTTTTATAACTTTTGCGGGCAATCTGACTATAGCCCTTGCAATGCTTCTGTAAAAACATGTGAATATGAGTATGGACTCGAACGCAGCTCCTGTACCGGTGAAAGGAAAAAAAACGCCGGTGAAAAAAGTTACCAAATTAAAGGCCGTCTCCAAAAAGGTAAAGACCATTGTAAGGGATATCAGCTGGCTTTCATTTAATGGCCGCGTATTACAGGAAGCTGCGGACACTACCGTTCCGCTCCTGGAAAGGATCCGCTTCCTGGGCATCTTCTCCAATAACCTCGATGAATTCTTCCGTGTCAGAGTAGCTACCCTGAAAAGAATGGGTGCAGTAGGCAAAACCGCCAAAATGCACCTGGAAGAAAATCCGGACCAGATCCTGGAAGAGATCCAGCGTAACGTACTCAGCCAGCAGCAGGAGTTTAACCGCATCTGGAAAGAGATTGAAGAAGCCCTCAAGAACGACAAGATCTTCATTCATACTGAAAAACAACTGAACAGGGAACAGCAGAAATATGTGCAGGACTATTTCAATGAAGAAGTACGCACCAATATCATTCCCCTCATGATAGAAAGTATCCCGCATATGCCTTTTCTGCGGGATAAATCCATCTACCTGGCTGTTGTACTGGCAAAAGAGGATAACTCCATCCGCCAGAAGTTTGCCCTTATTGAAATTCCGGCTTCCGTTCTCCCCCGCTTCCTCATCCTCCCTTCCAAAGAAGGTGAGCATGATATTATGCTGCTGGAGGACGTGATCCGTTATAATCTGCCACACATCTTCTCTTATTTCGGTTATGATAAGTTCTCATCTTATATCATCAAAGTAACCAGGGATGCGGAATTAGATATAGATAATGATATTGCCACCAGCATTATCCACCAGATAGAAAAAGGGCTCAAAGCCCGTAAAAAAGGCAAACCCGTGCGGTTTATCTACGATCAGCAGATAGATCCCCTCCTGCTGGAATACCTGATGCGCAGGCTGGGACTTTCCAAAAAAGACAACCTCATCCCCGGCGGCAGGATCCATAACTTCAAAGACTTTATGGACTTCCCTGCAAAGGTATTTACACGCGAGCGGGTGCATCGTAAAACCTTTATCCATCCGCTGTTTCAGAATGCTCCCAGTGTGATGCAGGTAATAGGTGCAAGCGATGTAATGCTGCACTTCCCTTACCATTCCTTCGATACTATTATCGACCTGTTGCGGGAAGCAGCTATGGATCCGAATGTAACCACCATCAAAATAACTGCTTACCGCCTTGCCAAGAACAGTAAGATCATCAATGCCCTTATCAATGCCGTCCGCAATGGCAAGCAGGTATCTGTTGTGCTGGAACTCCGCGCCAGGTTTGATGAAGAGGCAAATTTAAAGTGGAAGGAACGGCTGGAAGAAGAAGGTGTGAAGGTATTATTCGGTGTACCCGGCATGAAAGTACATGCCAAATTATGTGTGATCAAAAAACGCATCGCTAATAAAACCATACAGTATGGCTTTGTGAGCACCGGCAACCTCAATGAAAAAACCGCCAAAGTATACGGCGATCATTGCCTGCTCACAGCCAACCGCAATATCATGGCGGATATCAACCGTATTTTCAGCTTCCTGGAAAACAAGAGCCATGATGAAAAAATACTCCATGGCTGTAAAACCCTGATCGTGAGTCCGCATAATATGCGTAAGTTCTTTATACGGATGATAGAACGCGAGATCCGTAATGCACAGCGTAAAAAGAAGGCTTCCATCATCCTCAAAATGAATTCCCTGTCAGACGAAGAGCTGATCTCTAAACTCTATGATGCCGCTAAAGCCGGTGTTACCGTACAGCTGATCATACGCGGTATCTGCTGTGCCTTCACAGAAAATAAAAAGTGGAAGAAAGATATAGAAGCCATTAGTATTGTAGACGAATACCTGGAACATGCCAGGGTGTTCAGCTTCCACAATAACGGCCATGAACGGGTGTTCATCGCCTCTTCCGACTGGATGGTACGTAACCTGGACCACCGCGTGGAGGCTGCAGTATCCATAGAAAACCCAACAATTAAGAAAGAATTAATAGAGATCCTGAACATTCAGCTAAACGGCAATGTAAAGGTGCGTATACTGGACAATGAGCAGCAGAATGCCTATAAACATACCACAGGCAAGAAGATGCGGGCACAGGTGGAAATATTCAAATACCTCCACGAAAAAACATACCTTTGACGCATT
This DNA window, taken from Chitinophaga niabensis, encodes the following:
- the metK gene encoding methionine adenosyltransferase translates to MPYLFTSESVSEGHPDKVADQISDALIDNFLAYDTTSKVACETLVTTGQVVLAGEVKSEAYLDVQDIAREVIRKIGYTKSEYMFEANSCGILSAIHEQSPDINQGVVRQSPEEQGAGDQGMMFGYATRETENYMPLALDLAHKLLIELAALRRENKDIKYLRPDAKSQVTIEYSDDNKPVRIDTIVISTQHDDFDKDQQMLDKIKQDMINILIPRVKAQLKPELQGLFTDKITYHINPTGKFVIGGPHGDTGLTGRKIIVDTYGGKGAHGGGAFSGKDPSKVDRSAAYATRHIAKNLVAAGVCDEVLVQVSYAIGVAKPCGVFVDTYGTAKVKLNDGEIARQVEQVFDLRPYAIEQRLKLRNPIYAETAAYGHMGRESKVITKTFNAGKKSEKKVEVELFTWEKLDYVEKVKQAFGL
- a CDS encoding DUF4270 family protein, whose product is MKINFRNLGYSAAFLTALYAFTGCNESTILGKDLIPGSDKVTVKDTTINNLITMNIQEADSSIRTGQANYGAALGSITDNPVFGKSSGFLYTGVGLPKLEFSFAGTGQTLDSVVLYIGCDTLWYGENQGMNLRVYRMNEPGFKADSNYSYTRPLSYDQGELLANVTAFPVYPKDSLSIYGVKQAPALRIPLSAAFGNLLLQQRADGAFKDDTTFRDFLKGLAIVPDTNVSKTMLFVNLNKGDTRISVYYKNSTEDSLIANFPFQQYYSPHANYFTRNYTNSQVAPFLNTNKPTGDTAIYLQEAPGIYTKFQIPGIENFPKAIINKAELVFTKINSNLAGKEKIFTDPDQLFLWRYITHDSLGYIVDYGNPSNPDLAYFGGNRTVISNIGGIEVVQYKFNIARHLQFMLDKKLDNSVFKLEAISNRHQIDMRSVKLGGGTGTPPINAKLRIIYTQL
- a CDS encoding glycogen/starch synthase, giving the protein MSTKKRILFIAQEMSPYLELSDYAAMVNKMAIKSNEAGLEVRVIMPRFGSINERRHRLHEVVRLSGINIVIDGDDYPLIIKVASLPNARLQVYFLDNEDYFKRKAVFNDDDGKFYDDNAAREIFFCKGALETVKKFGWPPDIIHCSGWMTSLIPVYLKTAYKKEPVFAHSKTVFSLEPNSFKEKLGATFLKKAIISNQIKEKDLELYKEGTNAALNKGACKYADAVVVASDKSDKKLVDEMKAEKGKIIVPYKKDNEDLADYLQLYHQLLGLK
- the panC gene encoding pantoate--beta-alanine ligase, whose product is MYLFKQVADLREALEHEKKAGKRIGFVPTMGALHQGHISLIREAKALTDIVVCSIFVNPTQFNDPKDFEKYPITIKEDILKLNYAETDLLFIPSVAEMYPEGVNGLHLHYDFGYVETVLEGAFRKNHFQGVGIVVHKLLEIVQPDDLFMGQKDFQQCMIIKRLLEITEIPSKLHICPTLRENDGLAMSSRNMRLSQTERQTATQISRTLTYMKEHIRQLPFDILKQNAHQQLQDAGFQPDYVEIADADNLQLLDKPINKEMVMLIAAKLGEIRLIDNMIIPPVA
- the panD gene encoding aspartate 1-decarboxylase, encoding MLIEILKSKIHRAVITEANLNYVGSITIDEDLMDAANLITNEKVQVVNVNNGERLETYVIKGKRGSGVICMNGPAARLVQVGDVVIIISYATIDFEEAKKFTPVAVFPKEGNKL
- a CDS encoding lysylphosphatidylglycerol synthase transmembrane domain-containing protein — its product is MPKALKNVLKFLVFLSIGLLMIWLALKDMTPKDYQDVKTAFLSGNYWLIIPAFIIGIGSHLSRALRWRILIETQGFKPGVLNTFFAVMVGYLVNMGVPRLGEIARCGVLANYEKIPADKLIGTMIAERALDLCCLMLVFLICFLLQIDIVVAFLNAEVWPNMAKTDGSKLLLIGVIALAVIGILIFLFKRFAASKAAIKLRALMKGVLAGILSIGKMDKKKLFWFIIHTLCIWAQYLAMLYVGFLCLPATRELGFTAALTVLALGSIAMIVSPGGIGVYPYLVQKTLLLYNIALPIGWAFGWIIWGAQTLLICLLGLMSFIWLPIHNKKA
- the ppk1 gene encoding polyphosphate kinase 1; this translates as MSMDSNAAPVPVKGKKTPVKKVTKLKAVSKKVKTIVRDISWLSFNGRVLQEAADTTVPLLERIRFLGIFSNNLDEFFRVRVATLKRMGAVGKTAKMHLEENPDQILEEIQRNVLSQQQEFNRIWKEIEEALKNDKIFIHTEKQLNREQQKYVQDYFNEEVRTNIIPLMIESIPHMPFLRDKSIYLAVVLAKEDNSIRQKFALIEIPASVLPRFLILPSKEGEHDIMLLEDVIRYNLPHIFSYFGYDKFSSYIIKVTRDAELDIDNDIATSIIHQIEKGLKARKKGKPVRFIYDQQIDPLLLEYLMRRLGLSKKDNLIPGGRIHNFKDFMDFPAKVFTRERVHRKTFIHPLFQNAPSVMQVIGASDVMLHFPYHSFDTIIDLLREAAMDPNVTTIKITAYRLAKNSKIINALINAVRNGKQVSVVLELRARFDEEANLKWKERLEEEGVKVLFGVPGMKVHAKLCVIKKRIANKTIQYGFVSTGNLNEKTAKVYGDHCLLTANRNIMADINRIFSFLENKSHDEKILHGCKTLIVSPHNMRKFFIRMIEREIRNAQRKKKASIILKMNSLSDEELISKLYDAAKAGVTVQLIIRGICCAFTENKKWKKDIEAISIVDEYLEHARVFSFHNNGHERVFIASSDWMVRNLDHRVEAAVSIENPTIKKELIEILNIQLNGNVKVRILDNEQQNAYKHTTGKKMRAQVEIFKYLHEKTYL